The Fimbriimonadaceae bacterium nucleotide sequence GCTGCACCCGACGTGGCAGGTGCGGACGGGCGCCCAAAACCGCTTCTCCTGGTACGACCCGATGGGACGCTACAGCATCGTCGGTGTCAGGATGATCCTGGAACCCGGTTACCGCGCCTACTTTGCGCAACGCCTGCAGAAGGTCGAAGGGTCGGGCGATCCCAGCGCGGTCGACGAGGCGTACATCGAGGACCGCGGCTATTGGCGGGTCGGCAAGCAGTACCTTCCCTTTGGCAGACGCCTCATCCTGCGCGAATCGGTGCTCGCCGCCAGGGGGGACACACGGTTAGTCTTCGACGACGCCCCGCTCAGCATCGCCTTTTGCGACGGAGGCAGCGGGCGGCCTCGGGGCGTCACGGGCCGCATTGGGCGCGAACTCGGTGTAAGTTTCGCCGCCGGCGACCATTTTGGGATCCAGCCGACTTCCCTCACCGCCGTCCAAAACCCCGAGGACGCGGCCGGATCGGGCCGGGGGCACAGCCTCATTCTGGGAGCGGACGTCTCCCTGCCGGTCGGGCCGAACCTCGTCACGGCCGAGTGGGCCGGCTTTCGCGAAGGCAAGGACGAGCGCGACCGGAACCGCGACGTCTCGGTGTTGGAGTTCCGCACCCGGACGCGCGGCACCGACTACGGCATCGGTCTCTCCTGGGCGCGGGACTGGACCGCCCAACGCGACTTCTACCGCCTGGAGGCGGAGCTGCTTGGGCAGGACCGGATCAACTATCTGCCCGCCATCCGATTTGAAGGGGCGCGCTTCCGGGACTTTTCCCTCTCGGTCGTCGTACGGTTCTAAGGCGCTATGCTTAAGGCCCGCGATCTCTTCCTCCGCCCCGTCCCGGTCATCGCTGGGGGGCTGGCCCTATTTGGCCTGGCCACCGCACGAATGGAACTGGTGCTCATCGGCGGCGTCGTCTGGGTCGTGAACGCCTTCTTCGCCGCGATGCGCGCGCAGCGGGCAGAGGGCGCCGACCAAGCGGAGCTCGGCGCTGAGGCCCTCTCCATGGTCCGCCCGATCCGCGAAGCTCGCGACAGCCTTCGAAAGACGGCGGCGGAGGCGCGCAACCAACCTGAGGTCAGCGTGATCGCGGGCGAGGCCGCGGAAGAAGCCGACCTCATCTACGCCGAGGCCGCCAAGGTGGCGCTGGCCCGCCAGAAGCTGAAGCAGGCGATCCGGGGGCGAGGCGCCGCCGCCACGGCCGTCTCGCGGCTAGAACGGCAGATAGCCGACTCCGCAAACCCCGAAGAGCGGGAGGCGCTGGACCGCGCCCTCGCGAGCCGAAGAGTCGAACTTGGGCACTTGGACGAAGCCCAACGCAAGATCGACGTTCTGGCGAGTAAGCTACGCGAAGCCGAAGCCGCTCTGAGCGAGATCCGCGCCATGGTCACCCGCGCCGTCGTTCAGTCCGATGTCGATTCGGCCTCCCAAGACGAAATGACCGGCATGCTCCAAAGACTCAAGACCCTCGGCAAGTCGTTCGAAGAAGCCTCCGAGCTCACCGAGGACCTGCGCGCGTGAGCGACTTCCAGCGCGCCTACGACCTCCTTCGCGGCTACGTGAACCGCGAATGGGACCGCATCCGACAGATCGACATCGACCGGGCCTGGCAAGAACTGAACTCGGGCCAGACCCACAGTGCCGCTGGACACGCCAAGGAAGGATCCGAGACCGAGCCGTCGAACGAGGTCGAAGAACTCACAGCCGAGGAGAAAATGAAGATCGCGTGCCGGATCCTGGGCGTCGAGGCGACCGCAGACTTTGAGGCGGTGCGCTTCGCCTACCAGAAGCTCAGCCGACGTAGCGATCCCAGCGGCTTCCCAGAGGGCTCGCACGAGGCCACCCAAGCGGCCATGATCCAACGGCGCGTGACCTGGGCGTACCGCGTGCTCACCGAGAACACCAGCGACACCGAGAAGCGGTTCCGGTCGCTGGAGATCGATTGAGGGCCACCGCCCGGGCCCAGGCGCCCCGCCAGCGTCCATCTGCAATATGCGACAGGACGAGGCGGGAAAACAAGCGGAACAAGAGGGAATGGGCGACCAGCCCCGCACCTCAGGCCCCAACCACAAGGGCAGCGGCAAGCTTGAAGGTCGAAAGGCCATCGTTTCCGGCGGGGACAGCGGCATCGGCCGGGCGATAGCGATCGCCTTCGCCCGTGAAGGAGCGGACGTCGCCATCCTCTACCATTCCCACGATGAGGACGCGGAGGAGTGCCTGCGCCTGATCGAAGAGGAAGGCGCCAAGGGGATCTCGATCAAGGGAGACATCGGCGACCCTTCGTTTTGCGAGCAGGCGGTCCAACAGACCCTCGAGGAACTGGGCGGGCTCGACGTGCTGGTGAACAACGCGAGCGAGCAACACCCCCAGGCCAAGCTCGAGGACATCACGCCCGAACAGCTTGAGCGCACCTTCCGCACGAACGCTTTCGGCTACTTCTACCTTACCAAGGCCGCCCTTCCCCACTTGGTGGAGGGTTCGACAATCGTCAACACGACGTCGGTGACCGCCTATAAGGGCAGCCCGGAGCTGCTCGACTATTCGGCGACAAAAGGGGCGGAGCTCGCCTTCACGCGCTCTCTCGCGATCTCGCTCGCCGAGAGGAAGATCCGCGTGAACGCGGTCGCCCCGGGCCCGATCTGGACGCCGCTCATCCCTTCCACGTTCGAAAAGGAAGACGTGGAGAGTTTTGGGAAGGACACCCTGCTCGGTCGGCCCGGTCAGCCCGACGAGGTCGCGCCATGTTACGTTTTCCTGGCCTCGAACGATTCTTCCTACATGACGGGCCAGACGCTCCACCCCAACGGGGGAACGGTCGTTAACGGATAGTAACCATGAAAGGCACCTGCACCGTTTGCGGCAACACCTACGACCGTGCGTTCCAAGTCACCGACGCCGAGGGAAAGAGCCACGTCTTCGACAGTCTTGAGTGCGCGGCGCAACTCTTGGCCCCGGCGTGCGCCCACTGCGGGTGCCGCATCTTGGGCCACGGCGTGGAAGCCGAGGGGACGATCTACTGCTGCGCCCACTGCGCCCGAAAGAAGGGAGAGGACGAGCTGGTCGACCGCGTCTAGAGCAGACGCGGTCTTGTTCGTGCGGGCCTACGAGAGGCTCTGCAGAGCTTCGGTGACGGGGGCCATGTCGGGCAATTCGCCGGGGTTCGGCGTCACCTGGCTGTAAACGACTTTGCCCTGCTTGTCGATGACGAAGACGGCCCGGTTGCTGGCCGCTCCGCCAGTCCCCGCGAAGTCGGGGAGTTCGACACCATAGGCCCTCGTCACTTCCCGTGAAAAGTCGCTGAGCAACGGGACCTTGATGTTGAACTTCTCTGCCCACGCCTTCAGTGCGAAGGGCGAGTCGACGCTGATCCCATAGACCTTTGCGTCGGCGGCTTCGAAGCCGCCGAGCCCGTTGGTCGCATCGCAAAGTTCGGTGGTGCAAACGCTGCTGAACGCAGCCGGGAAGAAGAGGAGGACCGTGTTCGCCTTACCGCGGGTATCGGACAAAGCGACGTCGACAAAACCGTCCGACCCAGGAGACTTGAGCTTGAAATCGGGTGCCTGTGTGCCAGGGGCGAGAGCCATCGAACCATTATTGCCGAGACCCGGGGCCGGGCCCTTGGGCTAGGATTGGAGCGCTCGGACCGCCCTGGGACTCATGCCCACCGATCTGCGGACGAGTTTGTTGAACTGGTGCGCGTCCGGGACCCCGACGCGGGCGGCGACCACCTTTATCGGCAAAGACGTCTCGCTCAAAAGCCGCACCGCTTCGCGAGCGCGGCGCTCCGCGACATACTTCTGGATCCCCATGCCGTGCTCGGACTCGAAGAGTCGGGCAAGGCTGCGGTAGGGCACGCCCACCGCTTGACACACATGGTCCACCCGAAGAGGTTCGCGCAGGTTCTGCGCGACATAACGCTCTGCTGCGACCAACTTGTCGTCCGTCCCGGCCAGGCGCTGGTGCTCCGCGATCGACCATAAGAGGCTCCAGATGAACGCGCGTCCCCGCGCGTGGCTTTGCTGGACTTGGTGGATGAGAAAGCCGCACTCTTTTAGGCGCTGGTCGTCGAGTTGCGTCTGGACCGGAACCGCGTGGAAGTCGGTCGAGTCCTCTACCAACGAGAACTGGAAGGCCGTGTGCAATTTGCCGTTGCCGACGCTCGCATGGGCGCCCCTGGCACCCGGGGGGAACAAGATCATGGTTCCCGGCGAAAATTCCAGGCTTATGTTGTTGTGGTACGCGAGGCCCGTGTGCTCGTAGACGATGAGCAAATGCTTCATCGGGGGCTGGATCCATTCCCGACGGTGTTCGGGAAGGTCGCTTCGATCGATGAACAGGTGCGACGGCGGCTGCGAAAGGCAGAGCTTCACAAAGCGCATTTGTGGTCACAATTATAACCACCAAGAGAAGGAAGACTTCTGGTTTGTTTGCACCCGTCTTAAGTCTGCACTGGCAGTTCTTGACCACTCTTGGCAGGAAGCGACAAATAAGAAGGAAAATGGGGCGGTCAAAATCTTTGCATCCGCAAAGGATGTCCCATGAAATGCTCTCAATGCCTGCCTGTTCTCTTCGTCCTGGCCGCACCCGCGCTCAGCCTGGGCGACTACTACACGTGCTCCAACGACGTCCCCAATGAGATCGGTGCGATGTACCGGACCGACGAGGGCGACAACCTCGTCGAAACGTTCGGCGAGTCAGTCCTCTCGTACCCGATTTACCAAACGTTCGATTCCAAGGGCGAGCTCTATGTCGCGGACTATGGAAACGGCAAAATCCAGCGGTTCTCGGCGGACGGGACCTACCTCGGCGTGTTCGCCGAGAACCTTGGCCAAATGGGTTCCATCCAGTTCCTTCCGGACGGTTCGCTTCTTTCGGCCCGCTACGAGGGCGGCCCCATCCTGCATTTCGCCGAGAACGGCCTTCGCCTGCCCGACTTCGTCTCTAATACTGGCCTGAATCGTCACGGCCAAATGGCGGTCGATTCGTCCGGCAACGTTTATGTCTGCTCGTGGGTGGAGAACACCATCCTGTGGTACGACCCGGCCGGGAACCCGCTGGGTGTGTTCTCCGACTTGGCCTCATCGGGCATCGAGGGGGTCGTTGGCATGCTCTTCGATGCCAACGGCGACATGTACGTCTCCGAATACTTGACCTACAAGATCAAGAAGCTCGACGCAAACGGCTCCTACCTCGGCGACGTGTTTTCGACGAACGGCGAGTGCGAGTACCTAAGCTACGATTCCGCTGGGAACCTCTTGGTGCCCCAGTTCTTCAACAACTTGGTCGAGCGCTACGACCCCGCAGGCAACCTCCTCGGAACAGCCTTGGAAGCCCCCGGCCCCTACCTTACGATCGCAGGCCCCGAGACTTTCGCTCCTTCCAGCGTCTCGATCCGTCGCGGCCGCTTGGAGTCAGGAAACGTCGGCAGCCTCGTGAACGTGGACGGCGACGCCCTTCGGGTCTGCAAGTTCATCGTCCCGAACCAGGTGATCCCGCCTGTCGAAGTCGAAGTTTCTGGGCTCACCACCAACCTCTCCCCCAGCCACCTAAACTTCTACCTCTCCTCGCGGATGGTCCACTCGGGCGCCTTCCGGCAGGAAGTGGTCATGGTCCGCGCCGACGGGACGCCGAGCACGACTGTTCGCCGCGCCGACTCGCTGAGCGGCTCGACCAAGACGGTCGCGCTTTACGCCGACGTTCCCAGCAACTTCGTGACCGTAGACGGCCTTGTTCGGGCGCGCTACTTGATCCGGCAGACCGGCCCCGCCTCCGTCTCCGCCTGGTGCCACGAGGCCGATCAGGCGTCCTGGACCATCGTCCCGTAACCCGCCGATCTGGTTCAATGCCCTAAGTGGAACTTTGGGGCATCGACCTCGGCGGCACGAAGATCGAAGGGGTGGTCTTGAAAGGCGACTACGCCCTCAAACAACGGAAAGGTGGAGGCGCCCGCGTCCTAGCCCGCCTGCGGATCCCAACGCAGGCCGAGCGCGGCTATGAGGCGATCGTTGGTCGCGTCCAGGAGCTGGTGCGGCTGATGGAAGAGGAGACCGGGCTCTCCCGCCCCGACGTGATCGGGATCGGCACTCCTGGTTCGGTTGATCCCGTCACCGGGCTCATGAAGAACTGCAACACGGCCTGCCTCAACGGGCGATCATTGCAAGACCACCTCACCGCGGCCCTGGGGGCAGAGGCCCGAATCGCGAACGACGCCGACTGCTTCGCCCTGGCGGAAGCCCATGCCGGCGCTGGAATGGGCGCCAAGACCGTCTTCGGCGTGATCATGGGCACGGGGGTCGGGGGCGGAATCGTTGTGGACGGCAACCTGCTCACCGGGCCGAACGGTATCGCGGGAGAGTGGGGCCACGCCACTCTCTGGCCCGATGGCGAGCCCTGCTATTGCGGTCGGAAGGGCTGCGTGGAGCGTTATCTGAGTGGCCCGGCCGTGGAACAGTTCCACGCACGGAAGACTCTCTCGCTTGATGGCGGCGTGGCCCATGGCGAAGGGCCGCTGTCACTCCGCGAGATCGCAGCTCGGGCGGAAACGGATGCCACCTGCCGCGAGACGGTTGAGCGCTTCTGCGACGACTTTGGGCGGGCCCTCTCGCTCGTCGTGAACATCCTGGACCCTGACTGTGTCGTCCTGGGTGGTGGGGCGGGCCAAGTGCCGCAGCTGCGGACTCTGGGTCGCGAGCGACTTGCCGCAAACGTATTCAACCCCCGTCTTGCGACGCCGTTGCTCGCCCCAGCTTTTGGCGACAGCGCGGGGGTATTTGGTGCCGCGTGGCTAACGGCGCGACCGTGTTAACATAGCCGGGAGCCGAGTTGAACCGTACTTCAAGGCTCGTGTTAAGAGCGCTTTTTCTCCCGCACCTTTTCGGGGCTCAGCCAAGTATTGTAAGCAAGGAGGAGGAAAACAATGGCCAAGCTCGCTACCCTTTTCGGTCTGCTCGGCATTCTCGCCGTCGTTCTCACGGGCTGCTCGTAAGCCCGCGGGAGACCGCTTCGTAGTTTGGGGCGAGCTGTGAGGCTCGCCCCCTGTCCTTTTGGTCAGGCCTTACGCCGGCGGGCAGCGAGGCCCGCGAGGGCAGCGCCCAGGGCGAGCATCGTTCCCGGCTCCGGCACCACGTTCACAGAGAAGTAGGTGTTGTCCGGCATCGTGAAGTTCACGACGCCGTTCTGGTAGTTGCCGTTGCCGTCGCCTCCCAGGTTGTTGCGCTGGAAGCCGTTTGCGTCTCCGGGCAGACCGCCTTGCGGGTTGTCGGCCAGGAACTGGTTGCTGGCGTAGTCGTGCTTGCCGCCGTTCACGAACGCGGCCACGAGGATGTCGCGACCGGCGATCGCTCCTAGCTGGTCGAGCGGGATCAGGAACTCCATGCCAGTGCCCACCGCGGCGATTCCGGGGTCGTTCTCCGGCAGGAGCGGAGTGTCGGCTTGGAAGCCACCGACGCCGCCCGTGTTCGAGTTGTCATAGCCGAACTGGATCCCGAGCACGCTATTGTCGAGCTGGGTCGCGTTGCCCGACCCACCGATGGTCGCCCAAAACGCGGTGAGAGTGTTGCCGTTGCGACGGAACGTGAGGTAGTAGTCCGCGGCGAAGCCAGAGCTGAAGCCGAGGCCGAGCATGCGGTTGCTTCCGAGCGATCCACCGGCGTCCTGTGCGCCGTCTGGGTCGACGACCTGGTTCTCACTGGTGATGCGGTCTTGGCCGCCGCTCTTCGAATCGAAGAACATCTCGAAGGCGTTTCCGTTGCCTTCCAAGTTGCCGCCGATAAAGACGTGCAGGTTGCTTCCGTCAGTGTAGGCATAGGCGTTGTCAAGCTCTGAGAAGTTGTCGCCGAAGCCAGTCGCGGTGCGTTGGGTCGCGCGCAAACTGCCGTCATAGGAGCCGTCGCGGATACCGTCGAGTTGCGCCATTGCGACGCTGGAGGCCACCGCGACGAGCGCAGCGGCGAACAGACGAGTGTTCATGTTTTTGTCCCTTCCGAATCTCAAGTCGATCGCGCCAAAGGCGGCACGAGCAAAGGCAATTTACATCTTGCGGGCCCCTTATGAATACGTATTCACCGGGTTTCTTTCGAAACCTAGCTCATCTGCGGGGCCTTGGACAAACGAAAGAAGCCCCCTGTTGGGGGCTCCCTCAAATCTTCTATCCGCGCAACGTGCTTATCTCCCGGGAGGTCGCCCTCCAAGTACTTCCGCCGCTGAGGGTCTTCACTTCCGTGTTCGGGATGGGAACGGGTGTTTCCCCCTCGCCATGATCACGCGAATAGAAACCGTTTTTAGCGCCTTCGGTGACGAAGGTGCTTTGACATCCGCACATTGCGAAGTAGACGCGCATTTAAAGCACCGAGAAAAGAAGCTTTGTATTTAAGCCCTCGGCCAATTAGTACCGCTCAGCTGAACATGTTGCCATGCTTACACGTGCGGCCTATCACCTGGTGGTCTTCCAGGGGCCTTACTAATATGGGAAACCTCATCTTGGAGTCTGCTTGGCGCTTAGATGCTTTCAGCGCTTATCAGATCCGAACTTGGCTACCCAGCGTCTGCGCCTGGCGGCACAACTGGTACACCATAGGTTCGTTCACCCCGGTCCTCTCGTACTAAGGGCGACGCTCCTCAAGTTTCCTACGCGCACAGAGGATAGGGACCGAACTGGCTCACGCCGTTCTGAACCCAGCTCGCGTGCCACTTTAATCCGTGAACTCCGGAACCCTTGGGACCCTGTGCAGCCCCAGGATGTGACGAGCCGACATCGAGGTGCCAAACCATGCCGTCGCTGTGAGCGCTCGGGCAAGATCAGCCTGTTATCCCCGGGGTAGCTTTTATCCGTTGAACCCTGGCGTGCCCACGCACCACCAGAGGGTCACTTAGACCTGCTTTCGCACCTGCTCGACTTGTAGGTCTCGCAGTCAACCGCCCTGTATACCTATACGCTCGACGCCTGATTTCTGACCAGGCTGAGGGCAGCTTTGTACGCCTCCGTTACACTTTGGGAGGCGACCGCCCCAGTCAAACTACCCGCCACGGAGTGTCCCCAACCCGGATAACGGGTCAGGTTAGTCGTCCAGATGCAGAAGGGTGGTGTTCCATTGGTGCCGAAGCTCCCACCTACGCTCTACATCCACACCCAAACGACAGTCCGAAGGTGTAGTGAAGCTCCACGGGGTCTTTCCGTCCATCTGCGCGTAGCCCGCATCTTCACGGGCACTACAATTTCACCGAGCTTCTCGTTGAGACAGTTCCCAAGTCGTTACGCCTTTCATGCGGGTCGGTATTTAGCCGACAAGGAATTTCGCTACCTTAGGACCGTTAGAGTTACGGCCGCCATTCACTCGGACTTCGATTCAGTGCTTCGGTTGCCCTAACACCTCCTGTTAATCTACGAGCATTGGGCAGGCGTCAGCCCCTATACTTCGGTTTTCACCTTAGCAGAGACCTGTGTTTTTGGTAAACAGTCGCCTGGGATGCTTAGCTGCGGCCCCTTGCGGGGCGCCCCTTATTCCTAAGTTACGGGGCCCATTTGCCTAGTTCCTTAACGAGAGTTCTCTCGAACGCCTTAGTCTCCTCGACTCACCTACCTGTGTCGGTTTACAGTACGGTCGTACACAGCTGAAGCTTAGAGCTTTTCTCGGCCCCCCCTCACCTTACGTGGAACTACCAACAGTCCACTTGGAGCTTGGGAAAGCGTCCCTCATCGCACTGTGCACGGGGCAGGAATGTCTACCTGCTATCCATCGGCTACGCCTTCTGGCCTGGCCTTAGGACCGCCTAACCTCCGTCTGACGAACATAGCCGGAGAAACCTTAGGTTTTCGGCGCAAAGGATTCTCACCTTTGTTATCGCTACTCATGCCTGCATTCTCACTCGAGTGCGCTCCACGGCTGCTTACGCTACCGCTTCGCTGCACACACGACGCTCCCCTACCGACCTCCGCTCTTGCGGGGTCCCGTAGCTTCGGCGGGCGGCTTAAGCCCCCTTACATTATCCGCGCGAATCCACATTCGGCCAGTAAGCTGTTACGCACTTTTTAAAGGGTGGCTGCTTCCAAGCCAACCTCCTGGCTGTTTACGCGGACTCACATCGTTTCACACTTAGCCGCCGCTTAGGGGCCTTAAC carries:
- a CDS encoding J domain-containing protein, which encodes MSDFQRAYDLLRGYVNREWDRIRQIDIDRAWQELNSGQTHSAAGHAKEGSETEPSNEVEELTAEEKMKIACRILGVEATADFEAVRFAYQKLSRRSDPSGFPEGSHEATQAAMIQRRVTWAYRVLTENTSDTEKRFRSLEID
- a CDS encoding SDR family oxidoreductase, giving the protein MGDQPRTSGPNHKGSGKLEGRKAIVSGGDSGIGRAIAIAFAREGADVAILYHSHDEDAEECLRLIEEEGAKGISIKGDIGDPSFCEQAVQQTLEELGGLDVLVNNASEQHPQAKLEDITPEQLERTFRTNAFGYFYLTKAALPHLVEGSTIVNTTSVTAYKGSPELLDYSATKGAELAFTRSLAISLAERKIRVNAVAPGPIWTPLIPSTFEKEDVESFGKDTLLGRPGQPDEVAPCYVFLASNDSSYMTGQTLHPNGGTVVNG
- a CDS encoding redoxin domain-containing protein encodes the protein MALAPGTQAPDFKLKSPGSDGFVDVALSDTRGKANTVLLFFPAAFSSVCTTELCDATNGLGGFEAADAKVYGISVDSPFALKAWAEKFNIKVPLLSDFSREVTRAYGVELPDFAGTGGAASNRAVFVIDKQGKVVYSQVTPNPGELPDMAPVTEALQSLS
- a CDS encoding helix-turn-helix transcriptional regulator, with the protein product MRFVKLCLSQPPSHLFIDRSDLPEHRREWIQPPMKHLLIVYEHTGLAYHNNISLEFSPGTMILFPPGARGAHASVGNGKLHTAFQFSLVEDSTDFHAVPVQTQLDDQRLKECGFLIHQVQQSHARGRAFIWSLLWSIAEHQRLAGTDDKLVAAERYVAQNLREPLRVDHVCQAVGVPYRSLARLFESEHGMGIQKYVAERRAREAVRLLSETSLPIKVVAARVGVPDAHQFNKLVRRSVGMSPRAVRALQS
- a CDS encoding NHL repeat-containing protein — its product is MKCSQCLPVLFVLAAPALSLGDYYTCSNDVPNEIGAMYRTDEGDNLVETFGESVLSYPIYQTFDSKGELYVADYGNGKIQRFSADGTYLGVFAENLGQMGSIQFLPDGSLLSARYEGGPILHFAENGLRLPDFVSNTGLNRHGQMAVDSSGNVYVCSWVENTILWYDPAGNPLGVFSDLASSGIEGVVGMLFDANGDMYVSEYLTYKIKKLDANGSYLGDVFSTNGECEYLSYDSAGNLLVPQFFNNLVERYDPAGNLLGTALEAPGPYLTIAGPETFAPSSVSIRRGRLESGNVGSLVNVDGDALRVCKFIVPNQVIPPVEVEVSGLTTNLSPSHLNFYLSSRMVHSGAFRQEVVMVRADGTPSTTVRRADSLSGSTKTVALYADVPSNFVTVDGLVRARYLIRQTGPASVSAWCHEADQASWTIVP
- a CDS encoding ROK family protein; this encodes MELWGIDLGGTKIEGVVLKGDYALKQRKGGGARVLARLRIPTQAERGYEAIVGRVQELVRLMEEETGLSRPDVIGIGTPGSVDPVTGLMKNCNTACLNGRSLQDHLTAALGAEARIANDADCFALAEAHAGAGMGAKTVFGVIMGTGVGGGIVVDGNLLTGPNGIAGEWGHATLWPDGEPCYCGRKGCVERYLSGPAVEQFHARKTLSLDGGVAHGEGPLSLREIAARAETDATCRETVERFCDDFGRALSLVVNILDPDCVVLGGGAGQVPQLRTLGRERLAANVFNPRLATPLLAPAFGDSAGVFGAAWLTARPC
- a CDS encoding PEP-CTERM sorting domain-containing protein — its product is MNTRLFAAALVAVASSVAMAQLDGIRDGSYDGSLRATQRTATGFGDNFSELDNAYAYTDGSNLHVFIGGNLEGNGNAFEMFFDSKSGGQDRITSENQVVDPDGAQDAGGSLGSNRMLGLGFSSGFAADYYLTFRRNGNTLTAFWATIGGSGNATQLDNSVLGIQFGYDNSNTGGVGGFQADTPLLPENDPGIAAVGTGMEFLIPLDQLGAIAGRDILVAAFVNGGKHDYASNQFLADNPQGGLPGDANGFQRNNLGGDGNGNYQNGVVNFTMPDNTYFSVNVVPEPGTMLALGAALAGLAARRRKA